A stretch of DNA from Streptomyces venezuelae:
GTCTTTGCCTGGGCCATGACCGTCGGCACCCCCCTGTTTGCCGCCCTCGTACGGCACCGAGGGCTCAAACCCACCCTCGTCGCGTCCGCGGTCACCGCGCTCGCGGGGACCGCGGCCCTCGTCTTAGCCCCCTGGTTCCCCCTGGCACTCGCCGGCAGAGCCGCACAGGCGGCCGGCGGTGCAGGGCTGGTGGCCGTGGCGATGAACCTCGCAGGTTCCACCCGACGCATGGGGGCGATCACCGCCGGGTTCGGAGTCCTGGGCGCCGTCGGGCCGCTGCTCGGCTCCGTCCTGTCGACCACGGTCGGTGCCCGCGCCCCGCTCACCGTCTCCGGCCTCGCACTCCTCGCCGTGCCCGCGGTCTGGCGTCACATCGCCTCGGGCGAGGCCTCACCCGAACACGTTTCCCGCACCACCCCGTTCGACGCCATGGGGGCCGGCCTCGTCGTGGCGCTGGCGTCCACTCTGGTCCTCGCCCCGACCGCTCCCCTGGCGGGCGGCGTCACGGCCGCCGCCGTGGTGGTACCGCTTGCCCTCCACATACGGCGCCGCCCGGACGGCTTCGTGCCCGCCGCCGCGGTCCGCTCACGGGCCTTCCGTCACTCGGCCCTCCTCGCGTTCGTCTTCTCCACCTCGTACTTCACCCTTCTCTTCGCCCTGCCGGAGCTTGCCCGGCAGCGGACGCAGTGGTCCGCCGGTGCGATCGGTACCGGCCAGTTGGCCGCGCTCCTGACCGGCTCCGCCCTCTCGTGGATCCTCGCTGCCACCGCGGGTCGCCTTGGGCACCGACGCTCGCTCATCCTCCTCATCACCCTGGGGATCGCCGCACCTCTTACCGCAGTCGCAGCGTCCTGGGCGCCGGTGCTCCTCCTGGCAGCCGCGACCGCCGTGTTTGTCGCGACCGGCAGCAACGCCGTCCTTTCCGTGCACGCCTCCCGACAGGTACCGCCCG
This window harbors:
- a CDS encoding MFS transporter, encoding MSTVTAARPTAPAPNRRLHALWPALLAAPIATGANAPVLILPDMARTLGVPTDRATWMVTVFAWAMTVGTPLFAALVRHRGLKPTLVASAVTALAGTAALVLAPWFPLALAGRAAQAAGGAGLVAVAMNLAGSTRRMGAITAGFGVLGAVGPLLGSVLSTTVGARAPLTVSGLALLAVPAVWRHIASGEASPEHVSRTTPFDAMGAGLVVALASTLVLAPTAPLAGGVTAAAVVVPLALHIRRRPDGFVPAAAVRSRAFRHSALLAFVFSTSYFTLLFALPELARQRTQWSAGAIGTGQLAALLTGSALSWILAATAGRLGHRRSLILLITLGIAAPLTAVAASWAPVLLLAAATAVFVATGSNAVLSVHASRQVPPAQRPAAIGLFVLCYQLGGAVGPTLAALVTLN